One genomic region from Diabrotica undecimpunctata isolate CICGRU chromosome 9, icDiaUnde3, whole genome shotgun sequence encodes:
- the LOC140449729 gene encoding uncharacterized protein, with amino-acid sequence MSIYNSWNNYIVLLRKYLNQFVFIIIGIMNNRTAFILSLCNNQNHQFGNIDNDENQCIPLPSSSDIEETPLSRTYSWIEKHSLVQIGCSQKENVPCQEDLQNIQVVHDLEHDLNAEFQFNQNELTREILSENTQFHVMENWSDVQNNGNITHYSAAQPIQNNDISYKSRSMLEDYFLENTKELTNPVTDTGEKLQTTVNNNFENRVENETELNLSDNSIDDPNFTCHSDLNSSVESDGETTAVRRKKNKDVPTPLAKCRGNEKTSRSRKQRKLAKVLRNTGKLYLTEKGKTIAASTMNPLNDCRLKCKIRFSDDTRRSLFNEYWQLKDRNRRANFISSLICIVDKKTIRVRSNSDRVRKFSCKYEVCVNGKREKICKKCLIATFGETNAFINQIIVNRHSSVSAIIIDDQRGLNSPKNKWSEQVLNEVVAHIRSFPAYESHYCRQTTSKLYLQSDLTIAKMYRLYKENTEIKNCVSMTIYSAKFHELGLKFKKPQKDTCSKCDSLAIKISYAEETEKENLILEQKKHHVAAQEAYNAKSSDKTLAINDPTTAVFAFDLQQCLPTPYLKTYISFYKRQLWTYNLTVHNLVTGIATCYIWNESVSARGGNQIASCLYRHLMDLP; translated from the exons ATGTCTATCTATAACAGTTGGAATAATTATATTGTGTTACTTCGTAAATACCTAAATcagtttgtttttataattattggaATAATGAACAATAGAACAGCATTTATTTTGAGCCTGTGTAATAATCAAAACCATCAATTTG GAAATATTGATAATGATGAAAACCAATGTATACCTCTACCGAGTTCTTCAGATATAGAGGAAACACCTTTGTCCAGAACCTATTCATGGATTGAGAAGCATAGCCTAGTCCAGATTGGATGTAGCCAGAAAGAGAATGTTCCGTGTCAAGAGGATCTACAAAATATTCAGGTAGTGCATGATTTAGAGCATGATTTAAATGCAGAGTTCCAGTTTAATCAGAAtgaattaactagagaaattttGTCAGAAAATACTCAATTCCACGTAATGGAAAATTGGTCGGACGTACAGAATAATGGCAATATAACTCATTATTCTGCTGCACAACCAATACAAAATAATGATATTTCGTATAAATCACGGAGCATGCTGGAagattattttttagaaaatactaaagaGTTGACAAACCCTGTAACAGATACGGGCGAAAAATTACAAACGACAGTTAATAACAATTTTGAAAACAGAGTCGAAAATGAAACCGAATTAAATCTTAGTGATAACAGTATAGATGATCCGAACTTTACCTGCCATTCAGATTTAAATAGCAGCGTAGAAAGCGATGGCGAAACAACAGCAGTTCGAAGGAAAAAGAATAAAGACGTTCCTACTCCTTTAGCTAAATGTAGAGGCAATGAAAAAACAAGTCGATCCAGAAAACAGAGAAAACTAGCTAAAGTATTACGAAATACAGGCAAGTTATATTTAACAGAAAAGGGGAAAACAATAGCAGCAAGCACAATGAACCCGTTAAACGACTGCCGCCTTAAGTGTAAAATAAGGTTTTCTGATGACACAAGACGTTCACTTTTTAATGAATACTGGCAACTTAAGGACCGTAATAGAAGAGCAAATTTTATATCCTCTTTAATTTGTATAGTGGATAAAAAAACTATTCGAGTACGAAGTAATTCTGACAGAGTACGAAAATTTTCATGTAAATATGAAGTTTGTGTTAATGGGAAGCGAGAaaaaatttgcaagaaatgtttAATTGCTACGTTTGGTGAAACAAATGCCTTCATAAACCAAATTATAGTAAACAGACACTCGTCGGTGTCTGCGATAATTATAGACGATCAAAGAGGTCTGAATTCACCGAAAAATAAATGGTCAGAACAAGTTTTAAATGAAGTCGTTGCACATATCAGAAGCTTTCCTGCATACGAGAGTCATTATTGTAGACAAACAACATCTAAATTATACTTACAATCTGATTTGACTATCGCCAAAATGTATCGCCTTTATAAAGAGAACACTGAAATAAAAAATTGTGTTTCAATGACAATCTACTCTGCAAAATTCCATGAACTAGGGCTCAAATTTAAAAAGCCCCAAAAAGATACGTGTTCTAAATGCGATAGTTTAGCAATTAAAATATCATATGCAGAAGAAACTGAAAAGGAAAACTTAATCTTAGAGCAGAAAAAGCATCACGTAGCAGCTCAAGAAGCGTATAACGCAAAGTCAAGTGATAAAACTTTAGCCATAAATGATCCGACAACTGCAGTATTTGCTTTTGATTTGCAACAATGTTTGCCAACTCCGTATTTAAAAACATATATTTCATTTTACAAACGGCAACTCTGGACCTACAATCTAACTGTCCACAATTTAGTTACTGGTATAGCTACTTGCTATATTTGGAATGAGTCTGTTTCAGCCAGAGGAGGAAATCAAATTGCCTCATGTTTGTACCGACATCTTATGGATCTTCCATGA